A portion of the Tenacibaculum todarodis genome contains these proteins:
- the fdhD gene encoding formate dehydrogenase accessory sulfurtransferase FdhD produces the protein MQTTNYQSIKITANKSSKLEDTLVIEAPLQININNEAYTVVMRTPNNDIELIRGLLFAEDIYKGKEGFLTETIEEKKDFSTIINVIIPKEKLGKGYLNKRTLLSVSSCGICGKKELSDIEISGEKLVNSTSFLQTEIKYMFLKMKELQNTFHSSGGSHAAAIFNKNREILVIKEDIGRHNAVDKSIGELLLKNNLKEASILLVSGRVSYEIVSKAFFAKIPIIVAVSACSSLAVDFAKEFGICLIGFSRNDKMTIYSNPQHINYER, from the coding sequence ATGCAAACAACCAATTATCAATCTATAAAAATCACAGCCAATAAATCTTCAAAATTAGAAGACACTTTGGTTATTGAAGCACCGTTACAAATCAACATTAACAACGAAGCTTACACGGTTGTTATGCGCACTCCAAATAACGATATTGAACTCATTAGAGGTTTACTTTTTGCTGAAGATATTTATAAAGGAAAAGAAGGTTTTTTAACTGAAACAATTGAAGAAAAGAAAGATTTCTCAACCATAATCAATGTAATTATTCCGAAGGAAAAATTAGGAAAAGGATACTTAAATAAACGAACATTATTATCAGTTTCTTCTTGTGGAATCTGCGGAAAAAAAGAACTTTCAGATATTGAAATTTCAGGAGAAAAATTAGTAAATTCTACATCATTTCTTCAAACAGAAATAAAATATATGTTCTTAAAAATGAAAGAATTACAAAACACATTTCACTCTTCTGGCGGAAGTCACGCAGCAGCAATTTTTAATAAAAACAGAGAGATTCTCGTAATAAAAGAAGATATTGGAAGACATAATGCCGTAGATAAATCTATTGGCGAATTACTATTAAAAAACAACCTTAAAGAAGCATCCATTTTGTTGGTTAGCGGTAGAGTTTCTTACGAGATTGTTTCCAAAGCATTTTTTGCAAAAATTCCAATTATTGTTGCAGTTTCTGCTTGTTCAAGTTTAGCGGTAGATTTTGCAAAAGAATTCGGAATTTGCCTTATCGGTTTTAGTAGAAATGATAAAATGACAATTTACTCCAATCCTCAACACATTAATTATGAGCGATAA
- a CDS encoding class I SAM-dependent methyltransferase encodes MDKNILHKEVQKFINDNLNSDITKLILKGSPFQEISIQKLSNQIVSKLKSKNKLATWFATDNIFYPPKISIEQTSSEETASYKSNLVSGKNLIDITGGFGVDCCYFSKTFENVIHAEINEELSKIVAHNYEQLKIKNIQTIASDGLEFLKNSNQKFDCIYIDPSRRNDVKGKVFLLNDCLPNVPENIDFLFTKTDTILLKNSPMLDITSGINELKFVKEIHVVALKNEVKEVLFLLEKNYEKEIKIKTINIQKNNNQLFDFQLNKTPEQNYSEPLTYLYEPNAAILKSGGFNQISNQLAVFKLHQHSHLYTSENLIDFPGRVFKIESISSYDKKQLKKIKKANITTRNFPKMVSEIRKETKIKDGGNLYLFFTKNIDEKLIVIYCEQIFR; translated from the coding sequence TTGGACAAGAATATTCTACATAAAGAAGTTCAAAAATTTATAAATGACAACTTAAACTCAGACATTACAAAACTGATTTTAAAAGGAAGTCCTTTTCAAGAAATTTCAATTCAAAAACTATCTAATCAAATAGTTAGCAAATTAAAATCTAAAAACAAGCTAGCAACCTGGTTTGCAACGGATAACATTTTTTATCCACCAAAAATTAGTATTGAACAAACTTCTTCAGAAGAAACTGCGAGCTATAAATCTAACTTAGTTTCAGGCAAAAACTTGATAGATATTACTGGTGGTTTTGGTGTAGATTGTTGCTACTTTTCTAAAACTTTTGAAAATGTAATTCATGCTGAAATCAATGAAGAATTATCAAAAATTGTTGCACACAACTACGAGCAACTAAAAATTAAAAACATACAAACAATTGCTTCGGATGGATTGGAATTCTTAAAAAATTCTAATCAAAAATTCGATTGTATTTATATAGACCCTTCACGTAGAAATGATGTAAAAGGAAAGGTTTTTCTACTGAATGATTGTTTACCAAATGTTCCTGAGAATATTGATTTTCTATTCACAAAAACAGATACAATTCTATTAAAGAATTCGCCAATGTTAGACATAACAAGCGGAATTAATGAATTGAAATTTGTAAAAGAAATTCACGTTGTTGCGCTTAAAAATGAAGTAAAAGAAGTCTTATTTTTATTAGAAAAAAACTATGAAAAGGAAATTAAGATTAAGACAATCAATATTCAAAAAAACAACAATCAACTGTTTGATTTTCAACTAAATAAAACTCCTGAACAAAACTACTCAGAACCACTCACCTATTTGTACGAACCCAATGCAGCAATATTAAAATCTGGTGGATTTAATCAAATTAGCAACCAATTAGCTGTTTTTAAATTGCATCAGCATTCGCATTTATATACTTCAGAAAATTTAATAGATTTCCCTGGAAGAGTTTTTAAAATTGAGAGTATTTCTTCGTACGATAAAAAGCAACTTAAAAAAATTAAGAAGGCAAATATTACAACCAGAAATTTTCCAAAAATGGTTTCAGAAATCAGAAAAGAAACCAAAATTAAAGATGGTGGAAACTTGTACCTATTTTTTACTAAAAATATTGATGAAAAATTAATCGTTATTTATTGCGAGCAAATATTTCGATAA
- a CDS encoding pyridoxamine 5'-phosphate oxidase family protein, with protein sequence MKEYKKSKLNRVKRGQNRATYDVEKINTILDAGFLCYVGYIYEGKPITIPMAYTRRDNKIYIHGSTANRMLLSILESEETSITVMHLDGLVLARSGLHHSVNYRSVTLFGSLNKIEKDEEKTAILKWIVNQMMPNHWDSLRPMYQKELDRTLVVEFTIETASAKIRDTGVADEPEDYALPIWAGIVPIKQVAGYPISDKGKPEEMGIPQHVLDYYEQNK encoded by the coding sequence ATGAAAGAATACAAAAAATCAAAATTAAACAGAGTAAAACGCGGTCAAAACAGAGCAACCTATGATGTTGAGAAAATAAACACCATTTTAGATGCTGGATTTTTATGTTATGTTGGTTATATCTACGAAGGAAAACCAATTACAATTCCGATGGCGTACACAAGAAGAGATAACAAAATTTACATTCATGGCTCTACGGCAAACAGAATGTTACTCTCAATCCTTGAAAGCGAAGAAACATCAATAACTGTTATGCATTTAGATGGATTGGTTTTAGCTCGTTCTGGCTTGCATCATTCTGTAAATTATCGTTCTGTAACACTTTTTGGAAGTTTAAATAAAATTGAAAAAGACGAAGAAAAAACAGCAATTCTAAAATGGATTGTAAACCAAATGATGCCAAATCATTGGGATTCTCTTCGACCAATGTATCAAAAGGAATTAGACAGGACTTTAGTTGTTGAATTTACTATTGAAACTGCTTCTGCAAAAATTAGAGATACTGGCGTTGCAGATGAACCAGAAGATTATGCTTTGCCAATTTGGGCAGGAATTGTACCAATTAAACAAGTTGCAGGATATCCAATTTCAGACAAAGGAAAACCAGAAGAAATGGGAATTCCACAACATGTTTTAGATTATTACGAGCAAAACAAGTAA
- a CDS encoding GNAT family N-acetyltransferase: MNFKLATSSNAEVIALLGRITYTESHGHFIDDQKDLLAYCTNAFSIKKTKEELEDKNNLFHIIYVDNLPVGYSKIILNTPFEDKTENSSCRLERIYILNHFLSMKLGQPFLDFIIEKAKEKKASSMWLSVYIKNERGIKFYDRNEFKSIGEFNFLVNGKKYENFVLSKEI; the protein is encoded by the coding sequence ATGAATTTTAAATTAGCAACATCTTCAAATGCTGAAGTTATAGCGCTTTTAGGAAGAATTACATACACAGAATCTCATGGCCATTTTATTGATGATCAAAAAGATTTATTAGCCTATTGTACCAACGCATTTTCAATCAAAAAAACAAAAGAAGAATTAGAAGACAAAAACAACCTTTTTCATATTATTTATGTAGATAATTTACCTGTTGGATATTCAAAAATTATATTAAATACTCCGTTTGAAGATAAAACTGAAAACAGCAGTTGCAGGTTGGAAAGAATTTACATTTTAAATCATTTTTTATCAATGAAATTAGGGCAACCTTTTTTGGATTTTATCATTGAAAAAGCCAAAGAAAAAAAAGCAAGTTCTATGTGGCTTTCAGTTTATATTAAAAATGAAAGAGGCATTAAATTTTATGACCGAAATGAATTTAAAAGTATTGGCGAATTTAATTTTCTTGTAAACGGTAAGAAGTACGAAAACTTTGTTTTATCAAAAGAAATATAA
- a CDS encoding M23 family metallopeptidase, which translates to MKYIFLLSFLLIITSCKKIKESKILCKTSTKEVLHKLKESNFPIETNVSFLSNLISVNEKNYLTYELNIFNNFKTYIELEKVEIYSYSSSKLPIATFDSIYINKNIERPNLRNESKLNLISTNQFGNLNLNLEFNDSKNIPEKMYHKLYFNTLKPNGKAIAYSIETTILDIPNKTELTLGLPFNKKGKWLYEAESHKNSRFYSNGKVIYPQRFALDWIFVNDDESFAKNNIKENENWYGYGVEIVSVADGVVVDLKNDIIENEPLSNEMAVRITNKTIAGNYVVIDIGNKIHAIYGHLIPSSIKVSIGDKVKKGQVIGLLGNSGNSDLPHLHFHLESKSNTPMGEEGIPYHLKEFIQLKNYSAEEVSSFFHKNNIPLDSLYSQRKNNEFPIGYGLIEIK; encoded by the coding sequence ATGAAGTACATATTCTTATTAAGCTTTCTCTTGATAATTACTAGTTGTAAAAAAATTAAAGAATCTAAAATTTTATGTAAAACGTCTACTAAAGAGGTTTTACATAAACTTAAAGAATCTAATTTTCCTATTGAAACAAACGTTTCTTTTTTAAGTAACCTAATTAGCGTAAATGAAAAAAATTATCTTACATACGAGTTAAATATTTTTAACAATTTTAAAACTTACATAGAATTAGAAAAAGTTGAAATATATAGTTATTCCTCATCTAAATTACCAATTGCAACTTTTGATTCTATTTACATAAATAAAAATATTGAGCGTCCGAATTTAAGAAATGAAAGTAAGTTAAATTTAATTTCCACAAATCAATTTGGAAACCTTAATTTAAATTTGGAATTTAATGATAGTAAAAACATCCCTGAAAAGATGTACCATAAACTTTATTTCAATACACTTAAACCAAACGGAAAAGCTATTGCCTACTCTATAGAAACAACAATTTTAGATATTCCTAATAAAACTGAACTAACATTAGGCCTACCATTTAACAAAAAAGGAAAATGGTTATATGAAGCAGAAAGCCATAAGAATAGTAGATTTTATTCAAATGGCAAGGTCATTTACCCTCAACGATTTGCCTTAGATTGGATCTTTGTAAATGATGATGAAAGCTTTGCAAAAAACAATATTAAAGAAAATGAAAATTGGTATGGATATGGTGTTGAAATAGTTTCCGTTGCCGATGGAGTTGTTGTAGATTTAAAAAATGATATAATAGAAAACGAACCATTATCAAATGAAATGGCCGTTCGTATTACAAATAAAACAATTGCAGGTAATTATGTTGTTATTGATATTGGTAATAAAATACACGCTATTTATGGCCATTTAATACCTAGTAGTATTAAAGTAAGTATTGGAGATAAGGTTAAAAAAGGGCAAGTAATTGGCTTATTAGGAAACAGTGGAAATTCAGATTTACCTCATTTACATTTTCATTTAGAATCTAAAAGTAACACACCAATGGGGGAAGAAGGAATACCTTATCATCTTAAAGAATTTATTCAGCTAAAAAACTATTCGGCTGAAGAAGTTTCTAGTTTTTTTCATAAAAACAACATTCCTTTAGACTCCTTATATTCACAGAGAAAAAACAATGAATTCCCAATTGGATATGGATTAATTGAAATAAAGTAA
- a CDS encoding DUF1272 domain-containing protein — translation MLEIRPNCEHCNKDLLNTSTEAMICSFECTYCKTCAIEIFKNVCPSCSGNFVERPIRPSKMIEKYPASEIRVYKPKDLEK, via the coding sequence ATGCTAGAAATTAGGCCTAATTGCGAACATTGCAACAAAGATTTACTAAACACGTCAACAGAAGCTATGATTTGTTCTTTTGAATGTACGTATTGTAAGACATGCGCAATAGAAATTTTTAAAAACGTCTGCCCAAGTTGTTCAGGTAATTTTGTTGAAAGACCAATTAGACCTTCAAAAATGATTGAGAAATATCCAGCTTCAGAAATAAGGGTTTATAAACCAAAAGACTTAGAAAAATGA
- a CDS encoding DinB family protein, with protein MKKQDLKSTEYNEYYARYIDSVSDETVLIPALEEDKKMVIDFFSSVPKDKLEFRYQPQKWSIKEVLQHIIDTERIFMHRLLRIAREDKTPLPGYDQDVYIKPSGADSKSIEALTHEFTITRLYTMNLINSISEDNLKNMGTASGSPMSARACAFLLLGHSVWHINVIKERYLSC; from the coding sequence ATGAAAAAACAAGATTTAAAATCTACTGAATACAACGAATATTACGCAAGGTATATAGATTCTGTTTCAGATGAAACGGTATTAATTCCCGCTCTTGAAGAGGATAAAAAAATGGTAATTGATTTCTTTTCTTCTGTACCAAAAGATAAATTAGAATTCCGTTATCAACCCCAAAAATGGAGCATAAAAGAAGTATTGCAACATATTATTGATACAGAACGTATTTTTATGCATCGTTTATTAAGAATTGCCAGAGAAGACAAAACACCTTTACCAGGTTACGATCAAGATGTGTACATTAAACCTTCTGGAGCAGACAGCAAATCTATTGAAGCGTTAACGCACGAGTTTACAATTACACGTTTATACACAATGAACTTAATCAATAGTATTTCTGAAGATAACTTAAAAAATATGGGAACTGCAAGTGGTTCTCCAATGTCCGCCAGAGCTTGTGCTTTCTTATTACTAGGACACAGTGTTTGGCATATTAACGTTATAAAAGAACGCTATTTATCATGCTAG
- a CDS encoding PLP-dependent aminotransferase family protein, protein MFPFKTSFTLDRKISKPLYLQLSNQFIQLIKEQKLPPKTKLPGSRTLAELLNIHRKTVVASYDELILQGWIESVAKKGTFVHSNLPLLHQTEFSKSNFTSEKQKTGFFFYKNEVFTSKNIIKDEAVMYLNDGVSDGRLTPIEEIARTYRRITNKKNVFNHLGYNSPYGNEKLRGVLVNYLNETRGLQVAKENVLITRGSQMGIWLSSQLLLKKGDVIVTGETNYASATTTFKNQQAIIKIVEVDENGIVTDNIEAICKKQQIKAVYVTSHHHHPTTVTLSAERRIHLLNLSTQYNFAIIEDDYDYDFNYNHAPILPLKSHDTNGNVIYIGSVCKTVAPVFRVGYLIASKEFVDEAASRRKIVDRQGDELLELTFADFIHSGDLDRHIRKVMKIYKQRRDLFCNLFSKELNAFFQFEKPKGGMAIWAILNKKYSWKQVVKEAQKHKLIIGDFNRYDMGNLKHNGIRIGFASYTEAEIYELIFRFKKTMFAIKDSL, encoded by the coding sequence ATGTTTCCTTTTAAAACCAGTTTTACTTTAGATAGAAAAATATCAAAACCATTGTACTTGCAATTATCTAATCAATTTATTCAATTGATAAAAGAACAAAAATTACCGCCCAAAACCAAATTACCAGGAAGTAGAACTTTAGCAGAACTGTTAAATATCCATAGGAAAACAGTTGTTGCATCTTATGATGAATTAATTTTACAAGGTTGGATAGAAAGTGTTGCTAAAAAAGGAACTTTTGTGCATAGTAATTTACCGTTGTTACATCAAACAGAATTCTCAAAATCGAATTTTACTTCAGAAAAACAAAAAACTGGATTCTTTTTTTATAAAAATGAAGTATTTACTTCAAAAAATATAATTAAAGATGAAGCGGTAATGTATTTAAATGATGGTGTTTCTGACGGAAGACTTACTCCAATTGAAGAAATAGCAAGAACATATAGAAGAATTACAAACAAGAAAAATGTTTTTAATCATTTGGGATATAATTCTCCTTATGGAAACGAAAAATTAAGAGGGGTTTTAGTTAATTATTTGAATGAAACCAGAGGATTGCAAGTTGCAAAAGAAAATGTTTTAATAACACGCGGAAGTCAAATGGGAATTTGGTTGTCGTCTCAATTATTGCTAAAAAAAGGTGACGTAATTGTAACAGGAGAAACAAATTATGCCTCAGCTACAACAACATTTAAAAATCAACAAGCAATCATAAAAATTGTTGAGGTTGATGAAAACGGAATTGTTACTGACAATATTGAAGCCATTTGCAAAAAGCAACAAATTAAGGCTGTTTATGTAACATCTCATCATCATCACCCAACAACAGTTACGTTGTCTGCGGAAAGAAGAATTCATCTTTTAAACTTGTCTACACAATACAATTTTGCAATTATTGAAGATGATTATGATTACGATTTTAATTATAATCACGCACCAATTTTACCTTTAAAAAGCCATGATACAAACGGAAATGTTATTTATATTGGTTCGGTTTGTAAAACAGTAGCACCAGTTTTTAGAGTTGGTTATTTAATTGCTTCTAAAGAATTTGTAGATGAAGCTGCAAGTCGAAGAAAAATTGTGGATAGGCAAGGTGATGAACTATTGGAATTAACCTTTGCAGATTTTATACATTCAGGAGATTTAGATAGGCACATTAGAAAAGTGATGAAAATTTACAAGCAACGAAGAGATTTGTTTTGTAATTTGTTTTCTAAAGAATTAAATGCTTTTTTTCAGTTTGAAAAACCAAAAGGAGGAATGGCGATTTGGGCAATTCTAAACAAAAAATATTCTTGGAAACAAGTTGTAAAAGAGGCTCAGAAACATAAATTAATAATAGGTGATTTTAACCGTTATGACATGGGAAATTTAAAGCATAACGGAATTAGAATTGGTTTTGCAAGTTATACTGAAGCAGAAATTTACGAGTTAATTTTTCGATTTAAAAAAACAATGTTTGCAATTAAAGATTCGCTTTAA
- the prmC gene encoding peptide chain release factor N(5)-glutamine methyltransferase gives MTLTQFKNLINNKLNLNYPKTEIDTFFFLLIEEKLDFQRIDSVLKADFIIPSEVLSFFNAAIEKLKNEEPIQYILGNTEFYGLPFLVNKNTLIPRPETEELVEWIITEIKEKRDKKQDISILDIGTGTGCIPISLKKILPNVTVSAIDVSKEALKTAEENATLNSVGISFIETNILSANDLPESYDIIVSNPPYVRELEKVEIKNNVLENEPHLALFVEDDNPLIFYDKIADLAKLHLSENGLLFFEINQYLGNETIEMLAKKGFKNIELKKDFSGNDRMIKANL, from the coding sequence ATGACTCTTACCCAATTTAAAAACCTTATTAACAATAAATTAAACTTAAATTATCCTAAAACAGAAATAGATACTTTTTTCTTTTTATTGATTGAAGAAAAGTTAGATTTCCAACGAATTGACTCGGTTTTAAAAGCCGATTTTATAATTCCTTCGGAAGTTTTATCTTTTTTTAATGCTGCTATTGAAAAATTGAAAAACGAAGAACCAATTCAATATATTTTAGGAAATACGGAGTTTTACGGATTGCCTTTTTTAGTAAATAAAAACACGTTAATTCCAAGACCAGAAACCGAAGAATTAGTGGAGTGGATTATTACAGAGATAAAAGAAAAAAGAGACAAGAAACAAGACATTTCTATTCTTGACATCGGAACCGGAACAGGTTGTATTCCTATTTCTTTAAAAAAGATTTTACCAAACGTTACAGTTTCTGCAATTGATGTTTCTAAAGAGGCTTTAAAAACTGCGGAAGAAAATGCTACATTAAATTCAGTTGGCATTAGTTTTATAGAGACTAATATTTTATCAGCAAATGATTTACCTGAAAGTTACGATATTATTGTTTCCAATCCGCCGTACGTTAGAGAACTAGAAAAAGTTGAAATCAAAAATAATGTTTTAGAAAACGAACCACATTTAGCGCTGTTTGTAGAAGACGATAATCCGCTAATTTTTTATGATAAAATTGCTGATTTAGCCAAATTACATCTTTCTGAAAACGGATTGTTATTTTTTGAAATCAATCAATATTTAGGGAATGAAACTATTGAAATGCTGGCAAAAAAAGGTTTTAAAAATATAGAATTGAAAAAAGATTTTTCTGGAAACGACAGAATGATTAAAGCGAATCTTTAA
- the cls gene encoding cardiolipin synthase, with protein sequence MIYYILTTIHILLFSWAFYNILYFGVKPSKSLSWVFICFFFPFIGVFIFLLFGINRRKIRFFELKEIKKRKNYIKNSFNNKENKNSYELKSVKAQKISNLIYNNTGIHLNNNNKVQILKNGKKTFEALFKAIKNAKEFIHLQYYIIEEGEILSELIELIKQKRKEKVEVRILYDAIGSYQLNNKIKKEFEKIGVEIHPEMPLKYGNFIFTLNYRNHRKISIIDNKIGFTGGVNITDKYIKDNNSLGIWQDAHIKIEGDAVTSLHKSFLKDFFYATEIDLSKEAKYIKKYTTKSNTKVHIVSSGPDYEQAVVMQQYLSFINLAEKSICVMNPYFIPSFSILEALKIAALSGIKVTLVLPKKSDSKVATYSMYSYFEILLKAGVEIYLRDDFSHGKVIFIDDEITSIGSTNFDCRSFEHNYELNAIIFDIELTSEIRDEFNTRKEKANKINLKDFLKRSNKQKTLERLCRFLSPLL encoded by the coding sequence TTGATATATTATATACTTACTACAATTCACATCTTACTTTTTAGTTGGGCTTTTTACAATATCTTATATTTTGGCGTAAAACCTTCAAAATCTTTAAGTTGGGTTTTTATTTGCTTTTTTTTTCCATTTATTGGAGTTTTCATTTTTTTATTATTTGGCATTAATCGAAGAAAGATTAGGTTTTTTGAACTAAAAGAAATAAAAAAGAGGAAAAATTATATTAAAAATTCTTTCAACAATAAGGAAAACAAAAACAGCTATGAACTTAAAAGTGTAAAAGCACAAAAAATATCTAACTTAATTTACAATAACACAGGTATTCATTTAAATAATAACAATAAAGTACAAATTTTAAAAAATGGTAAAAAAACATTTGAAGCCCTTTTTAAAGCTATAAAAAACGCTAAAGAGTTTATACATCTCCAATATTATATTATTGAAGAAGGCGAAATATTATCAGAATTAATAGAACTAATAAAGCAAAAAAGGAAAGAAAAGGTTGAAGTTAGAATTTTATATGATGCTATTGGAAGTTATCAATTAAATAATAAAATAAAAAAAGAGTTCGAAAAGATTGGTGTAGAAATACATCCAGAAATGCCGTTGAAGTATGGAAATTTCATTTTCACTCTAAATTATAGAAATCATAGAAAAATTTCTATAATTGACAATAAAATAGGCTTTACTGGAGGTGTAAACATTACTGATAAATATATAAAAGATAATAATTCTTTAGGTATCTGGCAAGATGCACACATTAAGATTGAAGGAGATGCTGTAACCAGTTTGCATAAGTCTTTTTTGAAAGATTTTTTCTACGCAACTGAAATAGATTTAAGTAAAGAAGCAAAATACATTAAGAAATACACAACCAAAAGCAACACCAAAGTACACATTGTTTCAAGTGGTCCAGATTATGAACAAGCTGTTGTAATGCAACAATATTTAAGCTTTATAAATTTGGCTGAAAAAAGCATTTGCGTAATGAATCCATATTTTATCCCTAGCTTTTCTATTTTAGAAGCCCTTAAAATTGCAGCTTTAAGTGGGATTAAAGTAACCTTAGTTTTACCAAAAAAAAGCGATTCTAAAGTGGCAACTTATAGCATGTATTCTTATTTTGAAATTTTATTAAAAGCTGGTGTTGAAATTTATTTAAGAGATGATTTTTCTCATGGTAAAGTAATTTTTATTGATGATGAAATTACATCTATTGGTTCTACAAATTTTGATTGCAGAAGCTTTGAACACAATTATGAATTAAATGCAATAATTTTTGACATTGAACTAACATCAGAAATTAGAGACGAATTTAATACAAGAAAGGAAAAAGCAAATAAAATTAACTTAAAGGATTTTTTAAAGCGATCTAACAAACAAAAAACACTTGAACGTTTATGTAGGTTTCTCAGTCCTCTATTATAA
- a CDS encoding GNAT family N-acetyltransferase: MTTEDFIIREIQQKDNPEIAHVIRSVLVEFGAPKIGTAYEDKATDQMFENYQKPRSSYFVIEHKNKIVGGVGIALLDNFEGETCELQKMYFLPITRGKGLGSKLITKCLEKAKALNYTHCYLETMPYMDAARALYKKNGFINLDKPMGNTGHYSCSVWMLKEI; this comes from the coding sequence ATGACAACCGAAGATTTTATTATTAGAGAAATTCAACAGAAAGACAACCCAGAAATTGCACACGTAATTCGTAGTGTTTTGGTTGAATTTGGCGCACCAAAAATTGGTACAGCTTATGAAGATAAAGCAACCGATCAAATGTTTGAAAACTACCAAAAACCACGTTCAAGTTATTTTGTAATTGAACATAAAAACAAAATTGTTGGCGGTGTAGGAATTGCACTTTTAGATAATTTTGAAGGTGAAACTTGCGAGCTTCAAAAAATGTATTTCTTACCCATTACAAGAGGAAAAGGTTTGGGAAGTAAGTTAATTACTAAATGTTTAGAAAAAGCAAAAGCGCTAAATTACACGCATTGTTACTTAGAAACCATGCCTTACATGGATGCTGCCAGAGCTTTATATAAAAAAAATGGTTTTATAAATCTAGACAAACCAATGGGAAATACCGGACATTATTCTTGCAGTGTTTGGATGTTGAAAGAAATTTAA
- a CDS encoding LEA type 2 family protein: MKRILILCLLTVLITSCSVSKKPVFVKVDDVKLVSFKSDTIRLAAKAYFQNPNDVGGKISTDEIKVFINGTELAQVSSEEFKVPAREDFAIPLNVVVPSKRVFENNKNGILGGLLNSILNQNLKVQFKGDLKYKVFGFSRVYSIDKTEEVKIKL, from the coding sequence ATGAAACGCATACTAATTTTGTGTTTGCTTACCGTATTAATTACTAGTTGTTCTGTAAGTAAAAAACCTGTTTTTGTAAAGGTAGATGATGTTAAATTAGTGTCTTTTAAGTCAGATACAATACGTTTGGCGGCAAAAGCGTACTTCCAAAATCCTAATGATGTTGGTGGAAAAATTTCTACAGATGAAATTAAGGTTTTTATAAACGGTACAGAATTAGCACAAGTTTCTTCAGAGGAATTTAAAGTGCCAGCAAGAGAAGATTTTGCAATTCCATTGAATGTAGTTGTACCTTCAAAAAGAGTTTTTGAAAACAACAAAAACGGAATTTTAGGAGGCTTATTGAATTCAATATTAAATCAGAATTTAAAAGTACAATTTAAAGGCGATTTAAAGTATAAAGTTTTTGGTTTTTCTAGAGTTTATAGTATTGATAAAACGGAAGAAGTTAAAATTAAATTATAA